From a single Sander vitreus isolate 19-12246 chromosome 2, sanVit1, whole genome shotgun sequence genomic region:
- the ccdc85al gene encoding coiled-coil domain containing 85A, like isoform X2: protein MEKATPPPQPQLQLSIAKTESPSEDISGLTDEELLKWTKEDLVRRLRRSEADKMSVILDHGNLIREVNRSLQLHLNEIRGLKDINQKLQEDNRELRDLCCFLDDDRQKGKRVSREWQRLGRYSASIMRKEVTLYLQKLKELELRQEEVIRENLELKELCLLLDEEKGVVGGGGGGGGSVAGGSVGMGGCRNSIDSQSSLLLVPGQGLLMRDVGDGSSTSSAGSADSSDHPHHKQLHLAPGVGGVGSGGEKGSPELVHKPRCSSISGIGGGSGGDREVSSPEHPAGRLRSTSLEYPYTLPQLCRPRCGSISVPDHSRVMRGLSPEKYGRNVGRRSPEQHPKHHSSDLLLGQRQHFLGQGGSGELYQRHHRSSISSTGCGSPEPRQAHLGATEHHEKGCMVQGISPETHRHQYSMSPDHVKFGSPVRDGQRRPAGDELSPHHRSIYNGMNALISAGCCTNNCRNVKLWDSFDASS, encoded by the exons ATGGAGAAAGCGACTCCGCCGCCCCAGCCTCAGCTCCAGCTGTCGATAGCGAAGACTGAAAGTCCCTCGGAGGACATCTCCGGTCTGACTGACGAGGAGCTGCTCAAGTGGACCAAGGAGGATCTGGTGCGTCGGCTGAGGCGGTCTGAGGCCGATAAAATGAGCGTGATTCTGGACCACGGCAATCTCATCCGAGAGGTCAATCGCAGCCTCCAGCTGCACTTGAACGAGATCAGGGGGCTGAAG gATATTAACCAGAAGCTGCAGGAAGACAACCGTGAGCTGCGGGACTTGTGCTGCTTCCTGGACGACGACCGCCAGAAAGGCAAGCGTGTATCCAGGGAGTGGCAGCGCTTGGGACGTTACAGTGCCAGCATCATGCGCAAAGAGGTGACCCTCTACCTCCAGAAACTCAAGGAGCTGGAGCTTCGACAGGAGGAGGTAATCCGGGAGAACCTGGAGCTGAAGGagctctgcctgctgctggaCGAGGAGAAGGGGGTGGTAGGCGGAGGAGGTGGCGGCGGAGGAAGTGTAGCGGGAGGGAGTGTAGGCATGGGAGGGTGCCGCAACTCAATAGACAGCCAGAGTAGTTTGCTGCTGGTGCCTGGGCAGGGGCTCCTGATGAGAGATGTGGGGGACGGGAGCAGTACATCCAGCGCAGGGAGCGCTGACAGCTCGGATCACCCTCACCACAAGCAACTTCACCTGGCTCCAGGGGTGGGTGGGGTTGGAAGTGGTGGGGAAAAAGGGAGCCCTGAGCTTGTGCACAAACCCAGGTGTAGCAGCATCAGTGGAATAGGAGGCGGGAGTGGAGGAGACAGGGAGGTGTCCAGCCCCGAGCACCCTGCTGGGCGCCTCCGGAGTACAAGCCTGGAGTACCCATACACCCTGCCCCAGCTCTGCCGGCCCCGCTGCGGCTCCATATCTGTGCCTGACCACAGTCGAGTTATGAGGGGCCTCAGCCCAGAAAAATACGGTAGGAACGTGGGCCGACGCAGTCCGGAGCAGCACCCCAAGCACCACAGCTCTGATCTCCTCCTGGGCCAGAGGCAGCACTTCCTGGGTCAGGGAGGCAGTGGGGAGCTCTATCAGAGGCACCACAGAAGCAGCATTAGCAGTACAGGCTGcgggagccccgagccccggcaGGCACATTTAGGGGCCACTGAGCACCATGAAAAGGGCTGCATGGTCCAAGGGATCAGCCCCGAAACTCATAGGCACCAATACAGTATGAGCCCTGACCATGTGAAGTTTGGCAGCCCTGTGAGGGATGGGCAGAGGAGGCCGGCTGGAGACGAGCTGTCGCCACACCATCGGAGCATCTACAATGGCATGAacg CCTTGATATCAGCCGGTTGCTGCACCAACAACTGTAGAAATGTCAAGCTATGGGACAG CTTTGATGCCTCGTCTTGA